In one window of Synergistaceae bacterium DZ-S4 DNA:
- a CDS encoding PEP/pyruvate-binding domain-containing protein has product MEYGEYYKSFDPEPYYRERGWLIGSGRVGGKAKGLSFAYEILKSNGMLDEVCLPRCTFVITTSVFEEFMEENRLWDRLLDLREHSDAPKLHRICQDAHLPESLDMDLEMILDTIDTPMSVRSSSILEDDVNLSFAGKYATKFVSNSGDRASRRRGLEAAIKEVYASTYNPAAREYKRKHNILWGGERMGVLIQPIAGKMRDSKYYPELAGTAFSQVFRRPSPRIRKEDGVARICFGLGTRTVDRSFARTFYLTNPNLRPEGNRPAEIVSHSQEQFDYVDIEHNAFMTAYAGNYIRMIMQEHKMAQSYLQWYDGNMFHWLLADTRDMVAPRAVFTFAELPQKCPQLFKRIKKLLRLFEEELRLPSDMEFTYESAGDEFTLVQLRPLSVYDDKGKVVIPEVSPENTILRGNRMVANGRLENIKHIVYVDPELYGRTPDFYDVARAIGEINAKLDGERYLLVGPGRWGSSNPVLGVPVQYSELSNSGCLVELGIPSKGMAPELSYGTHFFLDLDGDNILYLPVFDGEKGNVYNKGWFESREWTSAHHPAVRHYRGTFDVLLDGDSEVGVVIDKGDTEVKGK; this is encoded by the coding sequence ATGGAATATGGAGAGTATTATAAAAGTTTTGACCCTGAACCCTACTACAGGGAACGCGGCTGGCTGATAGGCAGCGGAAGGGTAGGGGGAAAGGCAAAAGGGCTCAGTTTTGCCTATGAGATACTTAAATCGAACGGAATGCTCGACGAAGTATGTTTGCCAAGATGCACCTTCGTTATTACTACATCCGTCTTTGAGGAGTTCATGGAAGAAAACAGGCTTTGGGACAGGCTGCTGGATCTCAGGGAACACAGCGATGCGCCGAAGCTGCACAGGATCTGCCAGGATGCCCATCTGCCCGAAAGCCTGGATATGGATCTGGAGATGATCCTGGATACAATAGATACTCCGATGTCTGTCCGTTCATCATCGATATTGGAAGACGATGTCAATCTTTCTTTTGCAGGCAAATATGCAACAAAATTCGTCTCCAACAGCGGTGACAGAGCTTCAAGGAGAAGAGGCCTTGAGGCTGCGATCAAGGAGGTGTACGCGTCGACCTACAACCCGGCTGCCAGGGAGTACAAAAGGAAGCACAACATACTTTGGGGAGGCGAGCGGATGGGGGTCCTCATCCAGCCCATAGCGGGGAAGATGAGGGATAGTAAATATTATCCGGAGCTTGCAGGGACTGCCTTCTCGCAGGTCTTCAGAAGGCCTTCGCCAAGGATCAGGAAGGAAGACGGAGTGGCAAGGATATGCTTCGGCCTCGGCACAAGAACGGTCGACAGGAGCTTTGCCAGGACCTTCTACCTCACAAACCCGAACCTGAGACCCGAAGGCAACAGGCCTGCCGAGATAGTATCCCACTCTCAGGAACAGTTCGACTACGTTGACATAGAACACAACGCCTTCATGACGGCTTATGCCGGGAACTATATCAGGATGATCATGCAGGAACACAAGATGGCCCAGTCATACCTTCAGTGGTATGACGGCAATATGTTCCATTGGCTTCTGGCGGACACCAGAGACATGGTTGCTCCCAGGGCTGTATTTACATTCGCGGAGCTTCCGCAGAAATGTCCTCAGCTGTTCAAAAGGATTAAAAAGCTGCTTCGGCTTTTTGAGGAGGAACTGCGGCTGCCATCCGACATGGAGTTTACATATGAGAGCGCAGGAGACGAATTTACGCTTGTTCAGCTCAGGCCGCTGTCAGTTTATGATGACAAGGGCAAGGTCGTCATACCTGAAGTCAGCCCCGAAAATACGATACTAAGGGGGAACCGGATGGTCGCAAACGGCAGGCTTGAGAACATAAAGCACATAGTGTATGTGGACCCTGAGCTTTATGGCAGGACACCGGACTTTTATGATGTGGCAAGGGCAATAGGAGAAATTAACGCAAAATTGGACGGGGAGAGATACCTTCTTGTGGGACCGGGGCGATGGGGAAGCTCAAATCCCGTTCTCGGAGTGCCTGTACAGTACAGTGAGCTTTCGAATTCAGGATGTCTTGTCGAACTTGGCATACCCAGCAAAGGCATGGCTCCGGAACTTTCGTACGGGACGCACTTTTTCCTCGATCTGGATGGAGACAACATACTCTACCTTCCCGTATTTGACGGAGAGAAAGGCAACGTCTACAACAAGGGATGGTTTGAGAGCAGAGAATGGACATCAGCCCACCATCCCGCCGTGAGGCATTACCGCGGGACATTCGATGTCCTGCTTGACGGTGACAGTGAGGTTGGGGTAGTGATAGACAAGGGCGATACGGAGGTGAAGGGCAAGTGA
- a CDS encoding UPF0182 family protein, which produces MDLKKIFESMYGHTRQEWTDGSGDNENGWDDARPKIPNIRMPKISRLWLGLGGLFLLFTVILPGLAIFLTDLYWFESYGFEAVFWRRFTARWELFFIALVPAFLIYWYNWRSAWKNGLRLISDGSEEVVGLRASKWAIIAAAALFAVVNALNAMESWGTFLKFIDPTPFGETDPLFGKDIGFYVFTLPFINYLQSWLQGVLTVALIGTFASYFMTRSLSLDGAKLTATLRARLHMSLLGSLLLIVWGAGYWLARYEILFSPTGVVFGAGYTDVKILLPSYSILAAAAAAAAALLLMNFYRPMWKMSAVLIGILLLLGWVARSFVPGLVQQYRVKPNEYELEKPFLGYHLDYTRRAFGLNSVRTIPLTPENEVTPEELQADQETVRNIRLWDYSPLLRTYKQLQAIRTYYDFDDVYIDRYKLNGGNRQVMLSVRELDLSKLQNQTWVNMHLEFTHGYGVVMNPVNEVSPGGLPHFFMKDLPPRSTVDIKLDRPQIYYGSMKDFYVLVNTDVKEFDYPMGDSNVRSTYEGDGGVEIGSFWRRLLFTLRFRDTEILFTGALRPESRVLYYRNVREALGEVAPFLLFDGDTYPVIFNGRIIWVQDAFTWTHRYPYSKPVMTADPTLRHFNGVNYIRNSVKATVDAYDGKMSFYIVDEKDPVARTWQKIFPHIFKPAGAMSEELWKHMRYPEDFFEVQTDVYRTYHMTDTNTYYNREDVWEVTPVGRERRIQPNYVTMKLWGEKDPEFAVIVPYMPLGRDNLIGWMAGRCDPDNYGELLVYEFPKQKLIYGPAQIEALINQHPEISSQLSLWSQRGSDVIIGDLLVIPIGKSLLYVQPLYLKAENGELPELKRVIVSTGGRVEWSETFAGALQKLMGKNVFEKGGPAVSGGAPAPKREEAEKELPSVKKISENDIASLAKLAQELYDSAQEAQRQGDWALYGEKIKELGNVISELEERSKK; this is translated from the coding sequence ATGGACCTCAAAAAAATTTTTGAAAGCATGTATGGCCATACTCGTCAGGAATGGACAGACGGCTCAGGGGACAATGAGAACGGATGGGATGATGCCAGGCCTAAGATACCGAACATCAGGATGCCAAAAATCTCTAGGCTATGGCTTGGCCTGGGTGGTCTGTTCCTCCTCTTCACAGTGATCCTGCCCGGACTGGCAATTTTTTTGACCGACCTCTATTGGTTTGAATCCTACGGATTTGAGGCAGTCTTCTGGAGGAGGTTCACGGCCAGGTGGGAACTCTTTTTTATTGCTCTTGTACCGGCATTTCTTATCTATTGGTACAACTGGCGTTCGGCATGGAAAAACGGACTGAGGCTTATCAGCGACGGATCAGAGGAAGTTGTCGGGCTTCGCGCCTCTAAATGGGCCATAATAGCGGCTGCTGCACTTTTTGCTGTCGTCAATGCGCTGAACGCGATGGAGTCGTGGGGCACTTTCCTCAAATTTATCGATCCCACACCATTCGGCGAAACAGATCCGCTGTTTGGCAAGGATATTGGTTTTTATGTTTTCACACTCCCATTCATAAATTATCTCCAGTCATGGCTTCAGGGAGTACTGACCGTTGCTCTGATCGGCACCTTCGCATCATATTTTATGACGAGGTCCCTTTCGCTTGACGGAGCAAAATTGACCGCCACTCTGAGGGCAAGGCTCCATATGTCCCTTCTCGGATCGCTCCTGTTGATCGTGTGGGGAGCCGGATACTGGCTTGCAAGGTATGAGATACTTTTTTCTCCGACAGGAGTGGTTTTTGGAGCGGGCTATACAGACGTAAAGATCCTCCTGCCGTCCTACAGTATCCTGGCAGCTGCCGCTGCAGCGGCGGCTGCTCTCCTGCTTATGAATTTTTACAGGCCAATGTGGAAGATGTCGGCTGTGCTGATCGGGATCCTGCTGCTGCTGGGTTGGGTCGCCAGATCGTTTGTACCTGGCCTTGTCCAGCAGTACAGGGTAAAGCCTAACGAATACGAACTTGAAAAACCATTCCTTGGTTACCATCTTGACTATACCAGGAGGGCTTTCGGACTGAACAGCGTGAGGACGATCCCACTGACGCCGGAAAATGAGGTCACTCCTGAAGAACTGCAGGCCGACCAGGAGACCGTGAGGAATATCAGGCTGTGGGATTACTCTCCGCTCCTGAGGACATACAAGCAGCTCCAGGCCATAAGGACGTATTATGACTTTGATGATGTCTACATAGACAGGTACAAGCTGAACGGAGGGAACAGGCAGGTAATGCTGTCCGTAAGGGAGCTTGACCTGTCCAAACTGCAGAACCAGACATGGGTGAACATGCACCTTGAATTTACCCACGGATACGGGGTAGTGATGAATCCCGTCAACGAAGTCTCTCCCGGAGGGCTCCCGCACTTTTTCATGAAGGACCTGCCTCCCAGATCGACCGTTGACATAAAACTTGACAGGCCGCAGATCTATTATGGATCCATGAAGGACTTTTATGTCCTGGTAAATACAGATGTCAAAGAGTTTGACTATCCGATGGGCGACTCCAACGTAAGAAGTACCTACGAAGGAGATGGAGGCGTGGAGATCGGTTCTTTCTGGAGAAGGCTGCTTTTTACGCTTAGGTTCAGGGATACCGAGATACTTTTCACAGGCGCGCTCAGGCCCGAGAGCAGGGTGCTTTACTACCGGAATGTCAGGGAGGCGCTGGGTGAAGTTGCTCCATTCCTCCTTTTTGACGGAGACACTTATCCAGTCATATTCAACGGCCGCATAATCTGGGTCCAGGACGCTTTTACATGGACCCACAGGTATCCTTATTCGAAGCCTGTAATGACAGCTGACCCGACGCTGAGACATTTCAACGGGGTCAATTACATAAGGAACAGCGTCAAAGCGACAGTCGACGCCTATGACGGGAAAATGTCATTCTACATAGTCGATGAAAAAGATCCAGTAGCGCGGACCTGGCAGAAAATATTCCCTCATATTTTCAAACCTGCTGGCGCGATGTCCGAAGAGCTTTGGAAGCACATGAGGTATCCGGAAGACTTTTTCGAGGTCCAGACGGATGTTTACAGAACATACCACATGACTGATACCAACACATACTACAACAGGGAAGACGTGTGGGAGGTCACTCCAGTCGGACGCGAGAGAAGGATCCAGCCAAACTATGTAACGATGAAGCTTTGGGGCGAAAAGGACCCTGAATTTGCTGTCATTGTCCCGTACATGCCCCTGGGAAGGGACAATCTGATAGGCTGGATGGCCGGAAGGTGCGACCCCGACAATTACGGAGAGCTTCTGGTATATGAGTTCCCCAAACAAAAACTGATCTACGGTCCGGCTCAGATAGAGGCCCTGATAAACCAGCACCCTGAGATATCTTCACAGCTTTCGCTATGGAGCCAGAGAGGGTCGGATGTTATTATCGGTGATCTGCTTGTAATACCCATAGGAAAATCACTGCTCTATGTACAGCCGCTCTATCTTAAAGCCGAGAACGGCGAACTTCCCGAACTTAAGAGGGTGATCGTCTCAACAGGGGGAAGGGTGGAGTGGAGCGAGACTTTTGCGGGAGCACTGCAAAAACTGATGGGAAAGAACGTCTTTGAAAAGGGTGGTCCGGCCGTTTCCGGCGGAGCTCCGGCACCTAAGCGCGAAGAAGCGGAAAAAGAGCTGCCCTCTGTAAAGAAAATCAGCGAAAATGATATCGCCTCCCTTGCAAAATTAGCGCAGGAATTATACGATTCGGCCCAGGAAGCGCAGCGGCAGGGCGACTGGGCGCTTTACGGGGAGAAGATAAAAGAACTTGGGAATGTGATCTCAGAACTGGAAGAGAGGTCAAAAAAGTAA
- a CDS encoding glycosyl hydrolase family 18 protein — MIKIKFVHRVVFLSFLFLALFFNSMASADENDRYLDIIFSYGPSRDLLGTAIVRGKDIWVPADLLGTLGLPLTKGPNGKGFLIEVREPAKVFGIKELERLSGRSISLYFPSMDNEGTSYFNVTGLEQLTGIAADETNAGLELKRITLNTPLNIRKPDNAFLKNKRITLAWAHITRDNPDLAAEERIDGLDVISPTWFNLTDGSGNMANRASAAYVEAAREKGYRIWPLVSNGFSKENTSRFFNDTAAVNIFIARILCYSKLYGFDGINIDFENVDAADRDKYVRFISLLSGYLKGEGLVSSVDVHVPGNSNLSRSHDRGALSKHVDYVMLMAYDEHWRTSPRAGSVASMPWVERAVQKTIEEGVPPAKLILGVPFYMRKWEETPTGQGKVKVKGSTLTMAESDSIIYERGLSPVWLSDKGQYFYSYLSEGKTYKVWVENKDSIKTKLSILDKYRLAGVAGWRKGHETPDVWDTIRTLVKNR, encoded by the coding sequence TTGATAAAGATAAAGTTTGTGCACCGCGTGGTCTTTCTCTCATTCCTGTTTTTAGCTCTTTTCTTTAATTCAATGGCAAGCGCTGATGAAAATGACAGGTATCTCGACATAATTTTTTCTTACGGACCCTCAAGGGACCTGCTGGGGACAGCCATTGTCCGCGGAAAGGATATATGGGTGCCCGCAGATCTCCTGGGTACGCTGGGGCTGCCCTTAACGAAAGGTCCGAATGGAAAGGGTTTTCTTATTGAAGTCAGGGAACCTGCCAAAGTTTTTGGCATTAAGGAACTTGAGAGGCTGTCAGGAAGATCCATTTCTTTATATTTCCCCTCGATGGACAATGAGGGTACCTCTTATTTCAACGTAACAGGATTGGAACAACTGACAGGGATAGCTGCAGATGAGACAAACGCTGGTCTCGAACTCAAAAGGATCACTCTCAATACCCCTTTGAACATAAGAAAGCCTGATAATGCCTTCCTGAAAAATAAACGGATCACCCTTGCGTGGGCACACATCACAAGGGATAATCCCGATCTCGCAGCGGAAGAACGCATTGATGGGCTTGATGTGATCTCGCCGACATGGTTCAACCTTACCGACGGCAGCGGAAATATGGCAAACAGAGCCTCCGCAGCCTATGTTGAGGCTGCGCGCGAAAAGGGATACCGCATATGGCCCCTTGTTTCAAACGGCTTCAGCAAAGAGAACACGTCAAGGTTTTTCAACGACACTGCTGCCGTGAATATCTTTATTGCACGAATTCTATGTTATTCGAAGCTCTATGGTTTTGACGGCATAAACATAGATTTTGAAAATGTTGATGCTGCCGACAGGGACAAATATGTGCGTTTCATCTCGCTGCTCAGCGGTTATCTCAAAGGGGAGGGTCTTGTAAGCTCTGTAGACGTCCACGTACCCGGAAACAGCAATCTGTCAAGGAGCCACGACAGGGGGGCACTTTCAAAACACGTTGATTACGTTATGCTCATGGCCTATGACGAACATTGGAGGACCTCTCCGAGGGCGGGTTCTGTCGCTTCGATGCCGTGGGTCGAACGTGCAGTGCAAAAAACAATAGAGGAGGGCGTGCCTCCTGCAAAGCTGATATTAGGCGTTCCTTTTTACATGAGGAAATGGGAGGAAACTCCGACGGGTCAGGGCAAGGTAAAAGTCAAAGGTTCCACCCTTACTATGGCCGAGTCAGATTCTATTATTTACGAAAGAGGACTCTCCCCGGTATGGCTCAGTGACAAGGGGCAGTATTTCTATTCGTATCTTTCAGAGGGAAAGACCTATAAGGTATGGGTAGAAAACAAGGATTCCATAAAAACCAAGCTCTCGATCCTTGATAAGTACCGCCTTGCCGGGGTCGCGGGGTGGAGGAAGGGACACGAGACTCCTGATGTCTGGGATACGATAAGAACTTTAGTAAAGAACAGGTAA
- a CDS encoding DUF2207 domain-containing protein, with protein MRNTRDCLIKITALLCAAVFVILSGVKVTEARETFNRFNADIIINENSSVEVTEEILVNVENIEINRGIIRSLPVEYRDGKGNSTELKLEITDIKLDGQNIPWSSVRAGVNVDVKIGDPNKIIPRGLHTFLIKYRIERHIGFFEDHDELYWNVTGKDFSFPVLEASCRVALPGKNFGEGFNTIEWYVGRYGTKGDNSRARQDSGSVFTVGPLQPGEVFTVVYTWPKGLVTPPPPPARDNQKAQGGIAAATFALISGWFWFAWKKWGKDPDKKTVIPLFYAPDGASPAFLRYVRDMRLDQTGFTAAIIGLAVKGAIKIVEVEGRETFFGKGKGHFVLHEKETEPEKLQPEEEALMMQLFPGSIDSVSLVQDNGDIISGAMRSLARNLRNTNSAIFTRNTDKMLPGLALYGLGIAASYPFSGEYPLNTMLAGVCGLLIIALGMRLSKAANTGGQNIRQFLGRAFPALAVGLVGAIALGGEGLSPFTFVFFVASAAIIAVMRPLMVSRTQKGSNILSEAEGLKLYMDTAEKERLEMFNPPEETPELFEKLLPYALALDVAKTWGNRFESVLTKASYKPEWYSGPSPYLFLNGSGLNNFSSSLGSSLGQSMAPQSAPGTSSGMGGGGFAGGGGGGGGAKGW; from the coding sequence ATGAGGAACACCAGAGACTGTCTTATTAAAATTACGGCACTGCTGTGCGCGGCTGTTTTCGTTATATTGTCAGGAGTTAAAGTGACCGAAGCAAGAGAAACCTTCAACAGGTTCAACGCTGACATAATAATAAATGAGAACAGCTCTGTAGAAGTTACTGAAGAAATTCTTGTCAACGTTGAGAATATCGAGATCAACAGGGGCATAATCCGTTCGCTCCCTGTGGAATACAGGGACGGAAAAGGCAATTCAACAGAACTCAAACTAGAGATAACAGATATAAAGCTTGACGGTCAAAACATCCCATGGAGTTCTGTGAGAGCAGGGGTAAACGTTGATGTTAAGATCGGAGATCCAAATAAGATCATACCCAGGGGACTACATACATTTCTGATAAAATACCGGATCGAAAGGCACATAGGATTTTTTGAGGACCACGACGAACTCTACTGGAATGTAACGGGAAAAGATTTTTCTTTCCCGGTTCTTGAAGCATCATGCAGGGTCGCGCTTCCAGGAAAAAATTTCGGAGAAGGATTCAACACGATAGAGTGGTATGTGGGCCGGTATGGTACAAAGGGAGACAACAGCAGGGCGAGACAGGATTCCGGAAGCGTTTTCACAGTCGGGCCGCTTCAGCCGGGAGAAGTTTTCACCGTAGTCTACACATGGCCGAAAGGTCTGGTAACTCCACCGCCCCCTCCTGCCAGGGACAATCAAAAGGCTCAGGGAGGTATAGCAGCAGCGACATTTGCTTTGATCTCCGGTTGGTTCTGGTTTGCCTGGAAAAAGTGGGGCAAAGACCCGGATAAAAAGACAGTGATCCCGCTTTTCTACGCACCGGATGGTGCATCTCCCGCATTCCTGAGGTACGTAAGGGACATGCGGCTCGATCAGACAGGCTTCACTGCTGCAATAATAGGGCTGGCTGTTAAGGGAGCAATTAAGATCGTCGAAGTTGAAGGAAGAGAAACTTTCTTTGGAAAGGGCAAGGGCCACTTTGTGTTGCATGAGAAAGAGACCGAACCGGAAAAACTTCAGCCTGAAGAAGAGGCTCTAATGATGCAGCTTTTCCCCGGAAGCATAGACAGCGTATCTTTAGTTCAGGATAACGGCGACATAATTTCCGGAGCAATGAGAAGTCTTGCAAGAAATCTCAGAAACACAAACTCTGCAATTTTTACAAGAAACACAGATAAGATGTTGCCCGGCCTTGCTTTGTATGGGCTTGGAATAGCAGCAAGCTACCCATTCAGCGGGGAATATCCATTGAACACCATGCTGGCCGGGGTTTGCGGACTTCTTATCATTGCGCTGGGAATGAGGCTGAGCAAAGCTGCAAATACCGGCGGACAGAATATAAGGCAGTTCCTTGGAAGAGCTTTCCCTGCGCTTGCTGTGGGTCTTGTAGGAGCAATAGCGCTTGGGGGAGAGGGCCTCTCCCCATTCACATTTGTCTTTTTCGTAGCTTCGGCAGCGATCATTGCTGTTATGAGGCCTCTTATGGTCTCAAGGACTCAAAAGGGCAGCAATATTTTGAGCGAGGCAGAAGGTCTCAAACTATACATGGACACAGCAGAAAAAGAGAGGCTTGAAATGTTCAACCCTCCGGAAGAGACTCCGGAGCTCTTTGAAAAGCTTCTTCCTTACGCACTCGCACTCGATGTTGCAAAAACCTGGGGCAACAGGTTCGAAAGTGTTTTGACAAAAGCCAGTTATAAGCCCGAATGGTATTCAGGACCTTCGCCATATCTATTCTTGAATGGTTCGGGCCTGAATAATTTCTCGTCAAGCCTAGGCAGCAGCCTGGGGCAAAGCATGGCTCCGCAGTCTGCCCCCGGGACATCTTCAGGTATGGGAGGCGGCGGTTTTGCGGGAGGCGGCGGAGGCGGCGGAGGAGCAAAGGGCTGGTAA
- a CDS encoding YdcF family protein → MFYAYKLLGSLIVPPGLLVIITALFSCLLLRTKSKKKLSGSMLLFSLLIWFMSTSVGSYAITGRLERKYENSLPLTERPTAFLVLAGGSNYDREGRESMPGVYSLERIYTAVTAADPNKDVLIFSGGNVYGFNRRTEAEIMEECALKMGWKGKTVTETSSRTTGENMAYAAKILSDSDLQDVVIVTNAFHIPRSMLRAHSVLKGKDLFPLSGGLETYPGFRGLPDLFPDAHHFCLSCMGIKEWIGILVFRMLG, encoded by the coding sequence ATGTTCTATGCATACAAGCTTCTTGGATCACTAATAGTGCCCCCGGGACTGCTGGTCATAATAACGGCCCTCTTTTCCTGCCTGCTCCTCAGGACAAAAAGCAAAAAAAAACTCTCCGGATCAATGCTTCTGTTTTCACTTTTGATCTGGTTCATGAGCACCTCTGTAGGCTCATACGCAATAACCGGAAGGCTGGAGAGGAAATACGAAAATTCTCTTCCTCTTACCGAAAGACCGACCGCCTTCCTTGTGCTTGCGGGCGGTTCAAACTACGACAGGGAGGGGCGGGAGAGCATGCCCGGAGTCTACTCCCTGGAGAGGATATATACTGCTGTGACCGCTGCAGACCCTAATAAGGATGTCCTTATCTTCTCCGGCGGGAACGTATATGGCTTCAACCGGAGGACCGAGGCGGAGATAATGGAAGAGTGTGCTTTAAAGATGGGCTGGAAGGGGAAGACTGTGACTGAAACTTCTTCAAGGACTACCGGAGAAAACATGGCCTATGCGGCAAAAATCCTTTCCGACAGCGACTTGCAGGATGTAGTCATCGTCACCAACGCGTTCCATATCCCCCGTTCAATGCTGAGGGCACATTCAGTCTTGAAGGGGAAAGATCTCTTTCCTCTCTCCGGAGGACTGGAAACTTACCCCGGATTCCGCGGCCTTCCCGATCTTTTCCCGGACGCACACCACTTCTGCCTCTCCTGCATGGGCATCAAGGAGTGGATAGGGATACTGGTATTCAGGATGCTGGGATAA
- a CDS encoding PEP/pyruvate-binding domain-containing protein, which translates to MTDLERTREEYFAWDPHDDPEFAPMIFGKGTIGGKGRSLLFALRKLRDSGDPQLSNSKVPESIYFGIDIFHRFLESVPSLDLLISQNDPERLEEVFLRTPLPATVTEAVRNFLSEMHDPVVIRSSSRLEDSAKHSFAGKYLTTFMSNDSPSLEERVLIVEREIRKIYSRIYFPEATSYRKKHGLGDDDMGIIVIRMSGRWHGRYYYPTIAGVGYSQNFRRWNKRVKQKDGVLRLVFGLGTMSTKRGYARTISLTNAYLRPDGQSPEKIAIHSQERFHVIDRERPNELTTLDIKKEWRQLIEYHPDFDAYAQIYCYDPDGGCLSSLMKSTQRIDLGSKVCLTFDNFPKKYPNFFERMKKTLPLLESSMGLPADIEFAYEPLDDSFCLIQSRPCWCQTCEEEGIPDLGGKRVILKADRMVTPGVLHNIPCLVYIDHLQYYSNPDFFKVARGIGEINEQMKGQKFIFVSPGRVGSSNPELGVPVKYNELTNCCCIVELGIPRLGFMPELSYGTHFFSDLAVDSVLYMPVFEGESNNLIDQEWFTENEWEEGPHPAIRIYRGNFSAYMDGESNQGVIIDNGTSAEG; encoded by the coding sequence GTGACCGATCTGGAAAGGACCAGGGAAGAGTATTTCGCATGGGACCCGCACGACGATCCGGAATTTGCGCCAATGATATTCGGCAAAGGGACGATTGGAGGAAAGGGCCGTTCCCTTCTTTTTGCGCTGAGAAAACTTCGTGATTCAGGTGATCCGCAGCTATCCAACAGCAAGGTCCCGGAGTCGATATACTTCGGGATAGACATTTTTCACCGTTTCCTTGAGTCAGTGCCGTCTCTGGATCTTCTGATATCGCAGAATGACCCGGAGAGGCTGGAAGAAGTTTTCCTCCGGACTCCGCTGCCTGCGACAGTGACTGAAGCAGTAAGGAATTTTCTCTCAGAGATGCACGACCCGGTTGTTATAAGGAGCAGCAGCAGGCTTGAGGATTCAGCCAAACATTCGTTTGCCGGAAAGTACCTGACGACATTCATGAGCAATGATTCACCGTCTCTGGAAGAGAGGGTGCTAATAGTTGAAAGAGAGATCAGGAAGATATATTCAAGGATATACTTCCCTGAAGCGACGAGCTACAGGAAAAAACACGGACTTGGCGATGACGACATGGGGATAATCGTTATCAGGATGTCCGGAAGATGGCACGGAAGGTACTATTACCCCACGATAGCCGGAGTAGGCTATTCTCAGAATTTCCGACGATGGAACAAAAGGGTGAAACAAAAGGACGGTGTTCTCAGGCTTGTCTTTGGACTGGGGACCATGAGTACGAAGAGAGGTTATGCAAGGACGATATCCCTGACGAATGCGTATCTGAGGCCGGACGGACAGAGTCCGGAAAAGATCGCTATCCATTCCCAGGAAAGATTCCATGTGATCGACAGGGAAAGACCCAATGAACTGACGACGCTCGACATCAAAAAAGAATGGCGTCAGCTGATAGAATATCATCCCGACTTTGACGCCTATGCGCAGATATATTGCTATGATCCCGACGGGGGATGCCTCTCTTCTCTGATGAAATCCACTCAGAGGATCGATCTGGGATCAAAGGTTTGCCTGACCTTTGACAACTTCCCGAAAAAATACCCAAACTTTTTTGAAAGGATGAAAAAGACACTCCCTCTGCTGGAGTCTTCGATGGGGCTGCCGGCAGACATCGAGTTTGCATATGAACCTCTTGATGACAGTTTTTGCCTGATACAGTCGCGTCCGTGCTGGTGTCAGACATGCGAGGAGGAAGGGATCCCCGACCTTGGCGGAAAGAGGGTAATTCTTAAGGCTGACAGGATGGTCACGCCCGGAGTGCTCCACAACATACCCTGCCTCGTATATATCGACCACTTGCAATACTATTCAAATCCTGATTTTTTCAAGGTCGCGCGGGGGATCGGCGAAATAAATGAACAGATGAAAGGACAGAAGTTCATCTTTGTCTCGCCCGGCAGGGTAGGGTCGAGCAACCCCGAACTTGGAGTACCGGTAAAGTACAACGAGCTTACAAACTGCTGCTGCATAGTCGAACTTGGCATACCCAGGCTCGGATTTATGCCTGAACTCTCTTACGGGACCCACTTCTTCTCAGATCTTGCAGTGGACAGTGTCCTCTACATGCCCGTCTTTGAGGGAGAATCAAACAATCTCATAGATCAGGAGTGGTTCACCGAAAACGAGTGGGAAGAGGGTCCACATCCGGCAATAAGGATATACAGGGGGAACTTTTCAGCCTACATGGACGGAGAGAGCAACCAGGGAGTAATAATCGACAACGGAACATCTGCAGAAGGGTAA